One part of the Eulemur rufifrons isolate Redbay chromosome 16, OSU_ERuf_1, whole genome shotgun sequence genome encodes these proteins:
- the LOC138396966 gene encoding olfactory receptor 6C1 → MRNHTEIAEFILLGLSDDPKLQAVIFVFLLITYLLSITGNLTIITLTLLDSHLQTPMYFFLRNFSLLEVSFTTVSIPKFLGTIISGDKTISFNNCIAQLFFLILLGVTEFYLLAAMSYDRYVAICKPLHYRVIMNRSVCTLLVFASWLVSFLIIFPALMLLLKLDYCGSNIIDHFTCDYFPLLQLSCSDTKFLEIMGFSCAVFTLMFTLALIFLSYTHIVRTILRIPSTSQRTKAFSTCSSHMIVISISYGSCIFMYIKSSAKDRVSLSKAVAVLNTSIAPMLNPFIYSLRNQQVKQAIINMAGKTGFFHKYIK, encoded by the coding sequence ATGAGAAACCACACAGAAATAGCAGAGTTTATTCTCCTGGGATTGTCAGATGACCCAAAGCTGCAGGCTGTGATCTTTGTCTTTCTGCTCATCACCTACTTGCTCAGCATCACTGGGAATCTGACCATCATCACTCTCACCCTGCTGGATTCTCACCTCCAGACCcccatgtatttcttcctcaGGAATTTCTCCTTATTAGAAGTTTCCTTCACTACTGTCAGTATACCCAAGTTTCTGGGTACCATTATTTCAGGAGATAAAACCATTTCCTTTAATAATTGCATAGCTcagttattttttctcattctcttgggCGTCACTGAATTTTACCTTCTGGCTGCCATGTCTTACGACCGCTATGTTGCCATCTGTAAGCCCCTGCATTACAGGGTCATCATGAATCGAAGCGTCTGCACACTGCTCGTCTTTGCTTCTTGGCTGGTTTCATTCTTAATCATATTCCCAGCACTCATGTTGCTCTTAAAGCTTGATTACTGTGGCTCTAATATTATTGACCATTTTACCTGTGATTATTTTCCCCTGCTGCAGCTTTCCTGTtcagatacaaaattcttggaGATAATGGGGTTTTCCTGTGCTGTGTTTACTCTAATGTTCACTTTGGCATTAATATTTCTGTCCTACACGCACATCGTGAGAACGATTTTGAGAATTCCTTCCACCAGTCAGAGGACAAAGGCCTTTTCTACATGTTCTTCCCACATGATTGTCATCTCCATCTCTTATGGCAGCTGcatttttatgtacattaaatCCTCAGCAAAGGATAGAGTATCTTTGAGCAAGGCAGTGGCTGTGCTAAACACCTCAATAGctcccatgctgaaccccttTATTTACAGCCTAAGGAATCAGCAAGTCAAGCAAGCCATCATCAACATGGCAGGGAAGACTGGATTTTTTCACAAGTACATAAAATGA